From a region of the Danio aesculapii chromosome 4, fDanAes4.1, whole genome shotgun sequence genome:
- the LOC130222736 gene encoding potassium voltage-gated channel subfamily A member 1 — protein MFNGLEMEIALVSFEKRGDGGSDGESYQNQNSLDHPRLVHNKEVYPRSPQQSSWKMNDMNSTIMGSTENTVDYYSPHLFDEDILDMDLDHENNERVLINIAGLRFETQLGTLNQFPDTLLGDPDKRIKYFDPLRNEYFFDRNRPSFDGILYFYQSGGKIRRPVNVSIDVFADEIRFYQLGEEAMDRFREDEGFIKEEEKPLPQNEFQKQVWLIFEYPESSSPARGIAIVSVIVITISIITFCLETLPEFRDERELPVTSRAVNGTQERPSLTFTDPFFIIETTCVIWFTFELFVRFFACPSKSEFSKTIMNIIDIMSIMPYFITVGTELAEQQGQEHNNGQQAMSLAILRVIRLVRVFRIFKLSRHSKGLQILGQTLKASMRELGLLIFFLFIGVILFSSAVFFAEADEPESHFSSIPDAFWWAVVTMTTVGYGDMRPVTVGGKIVGSLCAIAGVLTIALPVPVIVSNFNYFYHRETDQDQASLRDEPNNGGTSNQCDDLHGLRKSSKDVEHNEDSNMPVEKSNTKANSRMDIKRSLYTFCLDTRETDL, from the coding sequence ATGTTTAATGGCTTGGAAATGGAGATAGCTTTGGTGAGTTTTGAAAAGCGCGGAGATGGAGGCAGTGACGGGGAAAGCTACCAGAACCAAAACTCACTGGATCATCCGCGACTGGTCCACAACAAAGAAGTGTACCCGAGAAGTCCACAGCAGAGCTCGTGGAAAATGAACGACATGAACAGCACGATCATGGGCTCCACCGAGAACACGGTGGATTATTACAGTCCCCATTTGTTTGATGAGGACATCCTGGACATGGATTTGGACCACGAGAACAACGAGCGAGTTCTGATCAACATCGCCGGACTGAGGTTCGAGACCCAGCTGGGCACTTTGAACCAGTTTCCCGACACCTTACTGGGAGATCCAGACAAGAGGATAAAGTATTTCGACCCTCTCAGGAACGAGTATTTCTTTGATCGCAACAGACCGAGTTTTGACGGGATTCTCTATTTCTATCAGTCTGGCGGCAAAATCCGCCGACCTGTTAACGTGTCTATTGACGTGTTCGCCGACGAAATCCGCTTTTACCAGCTGGGAGAGGAGGCGATGGACCGTTTCCGTGAGGATGAGGGTTTTATCAAGGAGGAGGAGAAGCCGTTGCCTCAGAATGAGTTTCAGAAACAGGTATGGCTCATTTTTGAGTACCCCGAAAGTTCTAGTCCCGCGCGAGGCATCGCTATCGTCTCCGTCATTGTCATCACCATCTCCATCATCACTTTCTGTTTGGAAACTTTACCCGAGTTTCGCGACGAGCGGGAACTTCCGGTGACCAGCCGCGCGGTTAACGGCACTCAGGAGCGCCCGTCGCTCACCTTCACTGACCCCTTCTTTATTATCGAAACCACCTGCGTGATTTGGTTCACCTTCGAGCTCTTCGTGCGCTTCTTCGCCTGTCCCAGTAAGTCCGAGTTCTCCAAAACCATCATGAACATCATCGACATCATGTCCATTATGCCTTACTTCATCACTGTGGGCACTGAGCTGGCGGAGCAGCAGGGCCAGGAGCACAATAATGGCCAGCAGGCCATGTCACTAGCCATACTGCGGGTCATCCGTTTAGTCCGGGTGTTTCGTATTTTTAAGCTCTCCAGACACTCCAAAGGGCTTCAGATCTTGGGTCAGACTCTGAAAGCCAGCATGCGGGAGCTGGGCCTCTTGATCTTCTTTCTGTTCATCGGTGTTATTCTGTTCTCCAGCGCCGTCTTCTTCGCTGAGGCGGACGAACCCGAGTCGCACTTCTCAAGCATCCCTGATGCCTTCTGGTGGGCTGTGGTTACCATGACAACCGTCGGGTATGGAGACATGAGGCCGGTGACTGTGGGGGGGAAAATAGTAGGCTCTCTCTGTGCCATCGCCGGGGTTTTGACCATCGCGCTACCGGTGCCGGTCATTGTGTCTAACTTCAATTATTTCTACCACAGAGAAACTGATCAAGATCAGGCGTCTCTCAGAGACGAACCCAACAACGGCGGCACCTCAAACCAGTGTGATGATCTTCATGGCTTGCGGAAATCATCTAAAGACGTCGAACACAACGAGGACTCAAACATGCCTGTCGAGAAGAGCAACACGAAAGCTAACAGCAGAATGGATATTAAACGCTCCCTCTATACGTTTTGTTTGGACACCAGAGAAACGGACCTCTAG